The following coding sequences are from one Bufo bufo chromosome 2, aBufBuf1.1, whole genome shotgun sequence window:
- the LMNB1 gene encoding lamin-B1 isoform X1, translating into MATSTPRQSSRRSSMSTPLSPTRISRLQEKEQLQHLNDRLAVYIDKVRSLESENSVLQLQVTEREEVRSREVTGLKDLYETELADARRSLDDTARERAKLQIELGKLRGDYEQLQLSFSKKESDFGGLQAKLRDSEALLHTTDAALVTAKSEKKALEQEVENLQAEIEQFESALAKLKSQLGDVTLIKVDLENRCQSLKEDLEFRKNIHEEEIKETRRRHETRLVEVDSGRLVEYEYKLAQALSDMRSQQEDQVKIYKDELEHTYQSKLENAKLSSEMNSSTARSTREELMESRLRIDSLTGQLSDLQKESRAWYDRMQELEELLAKEKDSCRRMLAEREREMADIRDQMQQQLSDYEQLLDVKLALDMEISAYRKLLEGEEERLKLSPSPSSRVTVSRASSSRSVRTTRGKRKRVDVEESEASSSVSIAHSASASGNVAVEELDVDGKFIRLKNNSDQDQPLGGWEIARTIGETTANYKFTSRYVLKAGQTVTIWAANAGVPQSPPSDLIWKNQNSWGTGQDVKVVLRNSQGEEVAQRTTVFTTSIPEEEEVDEEEVEVAEEIETENRLRRQVRVDLLVLMVI; encoded by the exons ATGGCGACCTCCACCCCGAGGCAGTCCAGCCGGCGGAGCAGCATGAGCACCCCGCTCAGCCCCACGCGCATCTCCCGCCTGCAGGAGAAGGAGCAGCTGCAGCACCTGAACGACCGCCTGGCCGTCTACATCGACAAGGTGCGGAGCCTGGAGTCGGAGAACAGCGTGCTGCAGCTGCAGGTCACCGAGCGGGAGGAGGTGCGGAGCCGGGAGGTCACCGGCCTGAAGGACCTCTACGAGACCGAGCTAGCGGACGCCCGGCGGAGCCTGGACGACACTGCGCGGGAGCGGGCCAAGCTGCAGATCGAGCTGGGCAAGCTGCGGGGCGACTACGAGCAGCTGCAGCTCAG CTTCTCAAAGAAGGAATCGGACTTCGGTGGTCTTCAGGCCAAGCTTCGGGACAGCGAGGCTCTTCTCCACACCACAGATGCTGCGCTCGTCACTGCAAAGAGCGAGAAGAAAGCTCTGGAGCAAGAGGTGGAAAATCTGCAAGCTGAGATTGAGCAA TTTGAGTCTGCGTTGGCAAAGTTGAAGTCGCAGCTCGGTGATGTAACTCTAATCAAAGTGGATCTTGAAAATAGATGCCAGTCTCTGAAGGAAGACCTCGAGTTCAGGAAAAATATACATGAAGAG gaGATCAAAGAAACTAGAAGACGGCATGAAACCCGCTTGGTAGAAGTAGATTCTGGGCGTCTGGTTGAGTATGAATACAAGCTTGCTCAGGCGCTGTCGGACATGAGGTCGCAGCAGGAAGACCAAGTTAAGATCTATAAAGATGAACTTGAGCATACTTATCAATCGAAG CTGGAGAATGCAAAGCTTTCTTCTGAGATGAACAGCAGTACGGCTCGGAGTACTCGGGAGGAGCTAATGGAGAGCCGCTTGCGGATCGACAGCCTCACGGGCCAGTTGTCAGACTTGCAGAAAGAG TCTAGGGCATGGTATGACCGGATGCAAGAGTTGGAAGAATTACTTGCTAAAGAAAAGGATTCTTGTCGCAGAATGCTTGCAGAAAGGGAGCGGgaaatggctgacataagggaccAGATGCAACAACAGCTTTCAGACTATGAACAGCTTTTAGATGTCAAACTTGCCTTGGATATGGAGATAAGTGCATACCGCAAACTGCTGGAAGGGGAAGAGGAAAG GCTAAAGCTTTCTCCCAGTCCTTCATCCCGTGTGACTGTATCTCGAGCTTCTTCAAGCCGTAGTGTAAGAACCACCAGAGGCAAAAGAAAGCGGGTAGATGTAGAAGAGTCTGAGGCGAGCAGTAGTGTGAGCATTGCCCACTCTGCTTCTGCATCTGGCAATGTAGCTGTCGAAGAATTGGATGTGGACGGCAAATTTATCCGACTGAAGAACAACTCTGACCAG GATCAACCATTAGGAGGCTGGGAGATCGCCAGAACAATTGGAGAGACAACAGCCAACTACAAGTTTACCTCAAGATATGTGCTTAAAGCAGGACAGACTGTTACG ATCTGGGCTGCTAATGCTGGAGTCCCTCAAAGTCCTCCCTCTGACCTCATCTGGAAGAACCAGAATTCTTGGGGCACTGGTCAAGATGTCAAAGTTGTGTTGAGAAACTCTCAGGGAGAG gaaGTGGCTCAAAGGACGACTGTGTTTACAACCTCTATACCCGAGGAGGAAGAAGTTGATGAAGAGGAAGTAGAGGTAGCAGAAGAGATTGAGACAGAAAACCGGCTACGTCGACAGGTAAGAGTGGACCTTTTAGTATTGATG gttatctga
- the LMNB1 gene encoding lamin-B1 isoform X2, protein MATSTPRQSSRRSSMSTPLSPTRISRLQEKEQLQHLNDRLAVYIDKVRSLESENSVLQLQVTEREEVRSREVTGLKDLYETELADARRSLDDTARERAKLQIELGKLRGDYEQLQLSFSKKESDFGGLQAKLRDSEALLHTTDAALVTAKSEKKALEQEVENLQAEIEQFESALAKLKSQLGDVTLIKVDLENRCQSLKEDLEFRKNIHEEEIKETRRRHETRLVEVDSGRLVEYEYKLAQALSDMRSQQEDQVKIYKDELEHTYQSKLENAKLSSEMNSSTARSTREELMESRLRIDSLTGQLSDLQKESRAWYDRMQELEELLAKEKDSCRRMLAEREREMADIRDQMQQQLSDYEQLLDVKLALDMEISAYRKLLEGEEERLKLSPSPSSRVTVSRASSSRSVRTTRGKRKRVDVEESEASSSVSIAHSASASGNVAVEELDVDGKFIRLKNNSDQDQPLGGWEIARTIGETTANYKFTSRYVLKAGQTVTIWAANAGVPQSPPSDLIWKNQNSWGTGQDVKVVLRNSQGEEVAQRTTVFTTSIPEEEEVDEEEVEVAEEIETENRLRRQAADNRSCAIM, encoded by the exons ATGGCGACCTCCACCCCGAGGCAGTCCAGCCGGCGGAGCAGCATGAGCACCCCGCTCAGCCCCACGCGCATCTCCCGCCTGCAGGAGAAGGAGCAGCTGCAGCACCTGAACGACCGCCTGGCCGTCTACATCGACAAGGTGCGGAGCCTGGAGTCGGAGAACAGCGTGCTGCAGCTGCAGGTCACCGAGCGGGAGGAGGTGCGGAGCCGGGAGGTCACCGGCCTGAAGGACCTCTACGAGACCGAGCTAGCGGACGCCCGGCGGAGCCTGGACGACACTGCGCGGGAGCGGGCCAAGCTGCAGATCGAGCTGGGCAAGCTGCGGGGCGACTACGAGCAGCTGCAGCTCAG CTTCTCAAAGAAGGAATCGGACTTCGGTGGTCTTCAGGCCAAGCTTCGGGACAGCGAGGCTCTTCTCCACACCACAGATGCTGCGCTCGTCACTGCAAAGAGCGAGAAGAAAGCTCTGGAGCAAGAGGTGGAAAATCTGCAAGCTGAGATTGAGCAA TTTGAGTCTGCGTTGGCAAAGTTGAAGTCGCAGCTCGGTGATGTAACTCTAATCAAAGTGGATCTTGAAAATAGATGCCAGTCTCTGAAGGAAGACCTCGAGTTCAGGAAAAATATACATGAAGAG gaGATCAAAGAAACTAGAAGACGGCATGAAACCCGCTTGGTAGAAGTAGATTCTGGGCGTCTGGTTGAGTATGAATACAAGCTTGCTCAGGCGCTGTCGGACATGAGGTCGCAGCAGGAAGACCAAGTTAAGATCTATAAAGATGAACTTGAGCATACTTATCAATCGAAG CTGGAGAATGCAAAGCTTTCTTCTGAGATGAACAGCAGTACGGCTCGGAGTACTCGGGAGGAGCTAATGGAGAGCCGCTTGCGGATCGACAGCCTCACGGGCCAGTTGTCAGACTTGCAGAAAGAG TCTAGGGCATGGTATGACCGGATGCAAGAGTTGGAAGAATTACTTGCTAAAGAAAAGGATTCTTGTCGCAGAATGCTTGCAGAAAGGGAGCGGgaaatggctgacataagggaccAGATGCAACAACAGCTTTCAGACTATGAACAGCTTTTAGATGTCAAACTTGCCTTGGATATGGAGATAAGTGCATACCGCAAACTGCTGGAAGGGGAAGAGGAAAG GCTAAAGCTTTCTCCCAGTCCTTCATCCCGTGTGACTGTATCTCGAGCTTCTTCAAGCCGTAGTGTAAGAACCACCAGAGGCAAAAGAAAGCGGGTAGATGTAGAAGAGTCTGAGGCGAGCAGTAGTGTGAGCATTGCCCACTCTGCTTCTGCATCTGGCAATGTAGCTGTCGAAGAATTGGATGTGGACGGCAAATTTATCCGACTGAAGAACAACTCTGACCAG GATCAACCATTAGGAGGCTGGGAGATCGCCAGAACAATTGGAGAGACAACAGCCAACTACAAGTTTACCTCAAGATATGTGCTTAAAGCAGGACAGACTGTTACG ATCTGGGCTGCTAATGCTGGAGTCCCTCAAAGTCCTCCCTCTGACCTCATCTGGAAGAACCAGAATTCTTGGGGCACTGGTCAAGATGTCAAAGTTGTGTTGAGAAACTCTCAGGGAGAG gaaGTGGCTCAAAGGACGACTGTGTTTACAACCTCTATACCCGAGGAGGAAGAAGTTGATGAAGAGGAAGTAGAGGTAGCAGAAGAGATTGAGACAGAAAACCGGCTACGTCGACAG GCTGCTGACAACAGAAGCTGTGCTATAATGTAG